One window of Jannaschia sp. CCS1 genomic DNA carries:
- the accB gene encoding acetyl-CoA carboxylase biotin carboxyl carrier protein, translating into MAEKTHDNDVAFIKALADVLRENELTELHVKREYGENDWLNVRVAKEPALAAPVVMQAPAAAPAPAPSAPAAPAAPAAPAPAPASEDPSQAPGAVTSPMVGTVYLQAEPGTPAFVSVGDKVSEGQTLLIIEAMKTMNQIPAPHAGTVKRIVVGDGAPVEFGAPLMIIE; encoded by the coding sequence ATGGCAGAAAAGACGCACGACAACGACGTGGCCTTTATCAAGGCGTTGGCAGACGTATTGCGAGAGAACGAGCTGACTGAGCTGCACGTCAAACGTGAATACGGTGAGAATGACTGGCTCAACGTGCGCGTCGCGAAAGAGCCCGCACTTGCCGCACCCGTCGTGATGCAGGCCCCCGCCGCCGCGCCGGCCCCTGCCCCGTCGGCTCCGGCAGCGCCTGCCGCCCCGGCTGCTCCAGCGCCTGCGCCCGCATCTGAAGATCCCTCCCAAGCCCCGGGGGCCGTGACCTCCCCCATGGTGGGAACGGTCTATTTGCAGGCAGAGCCCGGCACGCCCGCCTTCGTCAGCGTCGGTGACAAGGTGTCGGAGGGGCAGACCCTGCTGATCATTGAGGCAATGAAGACGATGAACCAAATCCCCGCGCCCCATGCTGGCACCGTCAAGCGCATCGTCGTGGGCGACGGCGCCCCGGTCGAGTTTGGCGCACCGTTGATGATCATCGAATAA
- the accC gene encoding acetyl-CoA carboxylase biotin carboxylase subunit: MFRKILIANRGEIALRVIRAAREMGIESVAVHSTADADAMHVRMADESVCIGPPPGTDSYLSMSAILSACEISGAEAIHPGYGFLSENAAFVQAVEDHGIKFIGPSAEHIRMMGDKITAKETALRLGIPCVPGSAGGVPTVEEARQIGEEFGYPVIVKATAGGGGRGMKLAKSADEIDTAFKSARTEAKAAFGNDEVYIEKYLGTPRHIEVQVFGDGKGHAVHLGERDCSLQRRHQKVFEEAPGPSITPELRDHIGMICANAVGELGYEGAGTIEFLYENGEFYFIEMNTRLQVEHPVTEAIMGVDLVREQIRVAAGEPMSFRQDDLQVQGHAIEVRINAEKLPNFSPCPGTITQYHAPGGLGVRMDSALYDGYRIPPYYDSLIAKLIVHGRDRPEALARLNRALGELIVDGIDTTVPLFHELLQADAVQTGDYTIHWLEHWLDENLS, translated from the coding sequence ATGTTCCGCAAGATTCTGATCGCCAACCGTGGCGAGATTGCCCTGCGCGTCATCCGCGCCGCCCGCGAGATGGGCATCGAAAGCGTTGCCGTCCATTCCACCGCCGACGCGGATGCGATGCACGTGCGCATGGCCGACGAAAGCGTGTGTATCGGCCCGCCGCCGGGCACTGACAGCTACCTGTCGATGTCCGCGATTCTGTCGGCCTGTGAAATCTCGGGCGCGGAGGCGATCCACCCGGGCTATGGCTTCCTGTCTGAGAACGCGGCCTTCGTGCAAGCGGTAGAGGATCACGGGATCAAGTTCATCGGCCCGTCGGCGGAACACATCCGCATGATGGGCGACAAGATCACCGCCAAGGAGACCGCTTTGCGGTTGGGCATTCCCTGTGTTCCCGGCTCTGCCGGGGGCGTGCCCACGGTGGAGGAGGCCCGCCAGATCGGCGAGGAGTTCGGCTACCCGGTGATCGTGAAGGCCACAGCCGGTGGCGGCGGGCGCGGCATGAAACTCGCGAAATCCGCGGACGAGATCGACACCGCCTTCAAATCCGCCCGGACCGAGGCCAAGGCCGCCTTCGGCAATGACGAGGTCTATATCGAGAAGTACCTCGGCACGCCGCGCCATATTGAGGTGCAGGTGTTTGGCGACGGCAAGGGCCATGCGGTACATCTGGGCGAGCGTGACTGCTCCCTCCAGCGGCGGCACCAGAAGGTGTTTGAGGAAGCCCCCGGCCCCTCCATCACGCCGGAATTGCGCGACCATATCGGGATGATCTGCGCAAATGCGGTGGGCGAGCTAGGATATGAGGGCGCGGGCACCATTGAGTTCTTGTATGAGAATGGCGAGTTCTATTTCATCGAAATGAACACGCGTCTGCAGGTCGAGCACCCGGTGACCGAGGCGATCATGGGCGTGGATCTGGTGCGCGAACAGATCCGCGTTGCAGCCGGAGAGCCGATGTCGTTCCGGCAAGATGACCTCCAGGTCCAGGGCCATGCGATCGAGGTGCGGATCAACGCCGAAAAACTGCCCAACTTCTCGCCCTGCCCTGGCACGATCACGCAATATCACGCGCCCGGTGGCCTTGGGGTGCGCATGGATAGCGCGCTTTATGACGGCTATCGCATCCCGCCCTACTACGATTCGCTGATTGCAAAGCTGATTGTCCACGGACGCGACCGGCCCGAGGCGCTTGCGCGGCTCAACCGGGCGTTGGGCGAGTTGATCGTGGATGGAATCGACACAACGGTGCCGCTGTTTCACGAGCTTTTACAGGCCGATGCGGTTCAGACAGGTGATTACACCATCCATTGGCTGGAACATTGGCTGGACGAAAACCTGTCTTAA
- the aat gene encoding leucyl/phenylalanyl-tRNA--protein transferase, whose product MAHDMYPQPRPLLTPDLMIRAYAAGIFPMSEGADNPEVFWVDPQRRGVFPLNGFHISRTLRRQIRFGGYSVHINRDFAGVLDGCADREPTWINADLTACYLALHAQGLAHSVEIWDDEGLAGAVFGVTLGAAFFGESMFSRRTGGSKLALAHLIHRLRAGGFTLFDTQFVTDHLMSLGAFELPRSDYRAELSHALQLPADFMSLPEDVPLVV is encoded by the coding sequence ATGGCGCATGACATGTATCCCCAGCCACGCCCCCTTCTTACGCCGGACCTGATGATCCGCGCCTATGCCGCTGGCATTTTCCCGATGTCCGAGGGCGCTGACAATCCAGAGGTGTTCTGGGTTGACCCTCAGCGGCGCGGCGTCTTCCCGCTCAACGGGTTCCATATCTCTCGCACGCTGCGGCGGCAGATCAGGTTTGGCGGCTACAGCGTTCATATCAATCGGGATTTCGCTGGCGTTTTAGATGGGTGTGCGGATCGGGAACCCACCTGGATCAATGCTGATCTGACCGCCTGTTACCTCGCGCTCCATGCCCAGGGCCTGGCCCATTCGGTTGAGATCTGGGACGATGAGGGGCTGGCCGGAGCGGTTTTCGGCGTGACCTTGGGGGCAGCATTTTTTGGCGAAAGCATGTTTTCGCGTCGCACCGGGGGGTCCAAACTGGCCCTCGCCCATCTGATCCACCGCCTGCGCGCTGGCGGCTTTACGCTGTTTGACACGCAGTTTGTGACCGACCACCTCATGAGCCTTGGCGCGTTTGAGCTGCCCCGGTCGGACTACCGGGCCGAGTTGAGCCATGCGTTGCAACTACCTGCCGATTTCATGTCATTGCCGGAAGACGTCCCGCTGGTCGTCTAG
- a CDS encoding DUF2155 domain-containing protein codes for MPLAAQQFDVIDGVGGFDGFELDMGDEDGTGLTLSEGADTGDIQLNLGTGAAGTFETFPGVTGPVTSISQPATEVGTTVSLRALDKMLGQPTDIELSMGQTVVFGRVAIRVIECRYPAADPGGDAFALLEVLNMEGETLFDGWMIASSPALNALEHSRYDVWVLGCSA; via the coding sequence ATGCCCCTTGCCGCGCAGCAATTCGATGTTATCGACGGCGTCGGAGGGTTTGATGGATTCGAGCTTGATATGGGCGACGAGGACGGCACGGGCCTGACCCTGTCGGAGGGGGCAGATACCGGCGATATCCAGTTAAACCTGGGCACCGGGGCGGCAGGCACGTTCGAGACATTCCCTGGCGTGACGGGCCCTGTGACCTCCATCAGCCAGCCCGCGACGGAGGTTGGGACGACCGTCTCGCTCCGCGCGCTCGACAAGATGTTGGGGCAACCCACGGATATCGAGCTGTCGATGGGTCAGACAGTGGTCTTTGGCCGTGTCGCGATCCGGGTGATCGAATGCCGCTATCCCGCCGCAGACCCGGGCGGCGATGCCTTTGCGCTGCTTGAGGTGCTGAATATGGAAGGCGAGACGCTTTTTGACGGATGGATGATCGCGTCCAGCCCGGCCCTGAATGCGTTGGAGCATTCCCGCTACGACGTCTGGGTTTTGGGCTGTTCGGCGTAA
- a CDS encoding outer membrane lipid asymmetry maintenance protein MlaD, whose protein sequence is MADTEYSFAEIATGGVVFAAAIGFFDYASGSGAATSAERYELQATFQSAEGIGIGTEVRLGGVQIGTVTGMALNPETFLAETTFSVSNAIALPDDTAISIASESLLGGSYVEIIPGTSPFNLEAGGEILDTQSSVGLATLLLRFVSGAADN, encoded by the coding sequence ATGGCCGATACTGAGTATTCATTCGCGGAAATTGCCACCGGCGGGGTCGTGTTTGCCGCCGCCATCGGCTTTTTCGACTATGCGTCGGGATCTGGCGCCGCGACGTCGGCGGAGCGCTACGAATTGCAGGCCACGTTCCAATCCGCCGAAGGGATCGGCATCGGCACGGAGGTGCGTCTGGGTGGGGTGCAGATCGGCACCGTGACCGGGATGGCGCTGAACCCTGAAACTTTCCTGGCGGAGACGACGTTTTCCGTGTCCAACGCCATTGCCCTGCCCGATGACACCGCGATCTCCATCGCATCTGAAAGCCTGCTAGGTGGGTCCTACGTGGAGATTATTCCCGGCACTTCACCGTTCAATCTGGAGGCGGGTGGCGAGATCCTGGACACCCAATCCTCGGTCGGCCTGGCCACGCTATTATTACGGTTTGTGAGCGGAGCGGCAGACAATTGA
- a CDS encoding NADH:ubiquinone oxidoreductase subunit NDUFA12 codes for MASYLNRIFTWWNGQTIGTQIFTARRGNKVGEDAEGNVFYRNADDSKRWVIFNGDVEASRIDPEWHGWLHRTWDEPPTEKPVVHKPWETPHLPNLTGSPLAHAPAGSIRRAEPEARRDYEAWSPE; via the coding sequence ATGGCCAGCTACCTCAACCGCATCTTCACCTGGTGGAATGGCCAGACGATTGGCACGCAAATCTTCACCGCCCGCAGAGGCAACAAGGTGGGCGAAGATGCCGAGGGCAACGTGTTCTACCGCAACGCCGACGACAGCAAGCGCTGGGTGATTTTCAACGGTGATGTGGAAGCATCTCGGATTGATCCGGAATGGCACGGCTGGTTGCACCGCACGTGGGATGAGCCGCCGACGGAAAAGCCAGTGGTCCACAAACCGTGGGAAACGCCCCATCTGCCGAATTTGACCGGCTCGCCTCTCGCGCACGCGCCTGCGGGCTCCATCCGCCGGGCGGAACCGGAAGCGCGCCGCGATTATGAGGCCTGGTCGCCGGAATAG